In Heyndrickxia vini, the sequence GATATAATAAGATGCGTATTCATTGAATACGCTATTTTTATAAATTGTATTTAAGAAAAAGAGGGAACTTAGATGAAGCAAATCATAACGTTAGTGATAACAATTTCCATAATCATATTTGCCTATACACAAAAAGAAGGAATGCTTCATCTGATTGAATCAGGGGAGAGCATGGCCATAATCATTAGCCTGCTTTTTGTAGCTTTGCTTGTTTTTTTTCCTGTTATGCCGTTTGCACTTGTTGCAGGGATAATAGGTTCTGTATTTGGTGTTTGGTTGGGAGCCATCATTTCTTTATGCGGCAGTGTTTTCGGATCAATGATTATGTTCTTTATGGCAAGATACGGATTCCAGCAATGGGTACAAAAAGTACTTGATAAATATCCGAAGGCGAGAGAATATGAAAGTATTTTTCAAAAAAATGCATTTCTCGGCATTCTGCTTTTACGTTTGGCTCCAATAATACCGGCACCATTACTGAATGTACTTTGTGGTGTCAGTGTGATTAGGTGGCCAATTTTCTTTATAGCCACCTTAATAGGAAAGTTTCCCGCAATTATTATTTTTACGTTTGCGGGTAGTTTATTTGCTAATAATAAGTTACTGTCAATCGCAATTTACGGGGCTTATTTTGTCATCATTACAGTCATCGCAACTATTCATATCCAAAAAAGAAAAATACAAGTGTAAATGGGGAGGTTCTATGATTGTTGCCAGTCAAGTCCTTAATATTGTGTAAAATCCTATACAATGTTTTCAACCTGTTATGATATTTGGGGTTAATCCTTCCCCTTTACATTTTTTGAGCGAAACTTCCATGCGTCTTTTACTCCATATCCAGTCAAGGGTGTCAAAGGTGGTTTTCCTTTGATAGCCTTGACTGGATATGGAATAATCCAAGAATGGAAGTTACCTTAAAAATGAAACATAGCTATCTCTTAATAGATTTTTGTTTTGAATATACGGTCTCTTGATAATGCATTAAAACAGCTCCAACTAAACGAAAAGCAGACTGTGTATTTGGAAAGATACGGATAACTCTTTCTCTTCGACGTACTTCTTGGTTTAAACGTTCAAGAGAATTTGTACTACGAATGTGGCATCGTATATCTTCCGGGTACTCCATGTATTGAATGGTATCTTCGAACCCTTCATCTAAAATAGAGAGTGCCTGTTTATACTTAGAATTTTCACCAAACTGATCCATCAGCTCCTCTTTACATTTCCGGGTGTCTTCGATAGTGACCGCTTCAAAAATACGCTTTATCATCATTCGAATATCGGCGGAGTCTTTTTAGGTAGTCTTTCAATGATATTTCGTTTAAAATGTACGTTACACCTTTGCCAGCTAGTTCCAATGAATTCTCGTTGAATGGCTTTTTGTAGTCCTTGATGAGCATCTGAAATCACTAACTTTGGAGATTGAAGACCTCGTGATTTAAGTTGTTTAAAAAAATGGCTCCAACTCTCAAAACTTTCAGCGTGATCTACACTTAGACCAAGTATTTCACGCTTTTTGTGATCCGTAATAGCTGTGGCAATATAAACAGCTTTAGAGACTACACGGTTATGTTCTCTAACTTTTATATACATTGCATCCAAAAAAACAAATGGATAGTATGTTATATTTAAAGGCCGTTTGGCCCAATCATTGACGATAGGATCAAGCTTCTGAGTAAGGGAAGAAACGAATGACTTCGAGATATTTTCGCCACAAAGTTGTTCTACTATGTGCGTAACCTTACGGGTAGAAACCCCATTGATAACCATCTCCAGCATAGAGAGAACTAAAGCCTGGTCGCACCGAGAATATTTTTCAAAAACGGAAGATGAAAACTCCCCATTTCGAGTTCTAGGCACTCTTAGTTTTATTTTACCGATACTCATGGTTAGTTCTCTTTCATAGTAGCCATTGCGGTAATCTAGACGTTCAGGAGAGCGTTCATAAGCGTCCGCATGTAAATAATCATCTCTTTCCTTTTCCATGTACTCATTTAAAACTAAAACAATCGCTGATTTAATAACTGCGTCAATATTGGAATTCAAAACAGATTCTTTTAAAAGATCCATATCTAGGTTAAACTGTAATTGGGTCATTTTATATTCCTCTTTTCATTGTTTATCGTCGTTGAAAACATTGTTTCCAAGAGGGATTAAAATGACTCTTTTCTTTTTACACAATTATATGGACTTAATCTTGTTGCCTTTCATTGTTTGGCAGCATTAAATATCATCGACGCAGTCATATCGTTTATTGGTCTAAAATTAGATTTGATACAAGAGGCAAACCCGTTAATGGGCTATATTTACAATCAACACCCATTCTTGTTCTTACTAGTGAAATTGTCGTTTTCCTTCCTATTATATAGTTTTCTTTATGCAAACAAAATACCTACAAAAAACATAGTGAAATACACGACGTATACGGCCGTTGTAGTCTATTCATTTGTTTTTTCACTTCATATATATTGGATTGTAAAAATATAAAAAGCGTTCATCTGAATGAACGCTTTTATTTATGATTATTTAATTTCCATTTATTAAATTCTAAAAACTCACGGAATTCATCTTTCGATACACCTGAATTCATTGCTTCCCGGACGAGAAGTTCCCAGTCTGAGTCAAGTTCGATTGCATCAGTCGCTTCGATTTCCTCATGTAATAAGGAATTAACGGAAATTCCTAAAACAGCAGCAATTTTTTCAAGAAATTGAACAGAAGGATTGGATTGGATATTTCGCTCAATGGAGCTTAAATATGATTTTGCAACTCCAGCCTTTTCTGCAAGTTCTGATAAAGATAATTGTTTTTGAAGTCGAAAATTTTTAATACGTTGACCAATCATACACATCTCACCTTCCTTCGATTTATTATAACATATAGCGAAGGAATTGTTTCATATTTAGAACAAAAAAAACGTGCACGATATGAACTATGTATCAATTTTTAAAATTTAACCTCCAGTTTATTTTTTGAAAAGTATTCTTTAATATCGGAAATACTCATCCCCATGTCAATTGCATCCAAAATTAAGTTCACCCATTCTTGATCTAACGACAATCCATCAACCTTTTGATTTTCCATTTTTATCCCCCTAAAATACGATAGTATTTAGGTAGTCCAGCCACCATAGCTGGGACAAAGGGTTTCTCTATGTCCCAATCCTTAGATCTGTGACTTTGCGTCCCCATTTTTCAATAGGTTTGCCCTTTTCTGATAAGAATTGCTTTCATTTTTACTATTACTTATAGTCTACTCCCTACAAATGTGAGTATATAGGATTAGAAAATAAGATACTCGTATAATTTGTCGATGTCGAAAATGCGTTTATTTGCGGCGTATGGAATAAAAAAATTGTAGAAAATCAAATAATTTTGTATTTTGATGTAAATAAAAGTCGATTAACTAGATTTTTTAGGTAGTTTTAAAGACTATTACTCATAAAAATAATACTCGAAAGTAATATATTTTGTCGAAAATCACATAAAGTTGTTGAAATGTTTTTTGAGATTATTCTGTTTATTTATAAAAACGTCTTTTTGAGAATGTCTCTAATCATCTATGGGCGGTGTATTTCTGTTGTTTAGTCAATTTAACCAATAATTCGCGTTCTTCTTTTGTTAGGGGGTTTTTCTGAACCGCTTTGGCATTTTCTCTAATTTGCTCAATATTGCTGGCACCGGTAATCACAGAAGCTACAGAACTATTCGATAAATTGTATTGTAGAGCAAGTTCAGTCATATTGCGGTTTCCCATCAATAATTTATTTTTGATTTCTTTCATTATTTCAACTAATTCATGATACGAATAATCTAAATACCCTTTGTCCGAAATCTTTTCAAAGCTTCTTTCACTTAATATCCCTTTCGCAACAGGTCCTCTAGTCACAGCACTAACAGCGTGTTCTTTTAAAAGAGGGAGTATGTCTTCCTCTGGACGACGATCTAATAAACTATATTGGACCATAACACTTACAATACTCGATTTTTGCACGTATTCACGGATGACATTTGGGCGAATGGAGGAGATGCCGTAATATCTGATTAATCCTTCCTTTTTGAGTTCTTCGAATGCTTCGATAGTTTCATCAATAGGATCCTCAATTGTGCCACCGTGCAATTGATATAAATCGATATAATCCGTCTGCAGACGGTGAAGACTATTTTTCACCGCTTCTTTAATATAAGCTTTGGAAGGATCCCAATTCCAACTTGTTTTATCATCAGTCCAGCAATTTCCTACCTTTGTTGCAATAATGACTTGATCACGAACAGATTTTAATGATTTTCCAACAATTTCTTCATTTAATCCAAAGTCATATAAATCGGCAGTATCAAAATAATTAATTCCTTCATCAATAGCTGCTTTCACAATCTCCTTTGCGGTTCGTTCATTGGTCCCTAAGGACATACAACCGAGCCCTAACTCTGATACAAATAATTCGGAAGTTCCTAATTGATTTTTATTCATGAAAAATTAGTCCTTTCTTTCACTAGTAGAACTTATTCTATCGAAAAAAAGTGCGGAAAACCACTAATTGTTACTGTCCTGTTTTTTTTATCCAATCACTAACATACTTATGCTTTTTCGCATAAAATTTAAGACTCTCTCTAATTTCCCAAGCTTTACCGCTCAAAATTACCCCTTTTGGTTGAATATAAATCTTCATTCGTATCCGCTCCTTGAAGAATTTTCGGTAGATTTTTTCGCATTTTTCTTTTTGTGTTAAAATGTATGAATAATGTCCAAGATTAGAACAGGGAGCAGATAAAATGCATAAATTCACCGAAAAAACATTGAAGACCGAAAAAATATTTGAAGGAAAAGTGGTTCATTTACAAGTTGATGAAGTTGAACTTCCAAACGGAAAAACATCAAAACGTGAAATCATTAAACATCCAGGAGCAGTTGCTGTCCTAGCTGTCACCAATCAAAATAAAATTATTTTAGTTGAACAATTTCGAAAACCAATGGATAAGGCAATAATTGAGATTCCTGCTGGTAAATTAGAGCCGGGAGAGGAGCCGATTATCACTGCAGCAAGAGAATTAGAAGAAGAAACAGGCTATGAGTGTGAAGCTTTAGAACACATCATCTCCTTTTACACAGCACCGGGATTTGCCGATGAAATATTACATCTCTATTTTGCAAAAGGGTTAAAAAAGAAAGAGCATCCAAAAAGTGCAGATGAAGACGAATTTGTGGAGTTGATGGAGGTTACCTTGGAAGAAGCAGTCAAATTAGTCGAACAACAAAAGATTTGTGATGCGAAAACAGCATATGCAATCCAATATTTACAATTAAAAGAGGCGAAAAAGAATTGAATAAGTACTTTGTTGATCTGCATATTCATATCGGACGAACAAAAACAGGGAAACCTGTTAAAATAACAGCTTCAAAAACATTGACACTTACCAATATTTTACGCGCGGCAAAACTTCCTAAAGGACTTGATTTGATAGGTGTCATTGATTGTCATTCACCTGAAGTGATTGCTGAAATTGAAGATTTACTACAAAACGGAGAACTAGTTGAAATGGAGGATGGCGGTTTTCGATTTCAAGATTCGGTCACACTCATTCCAGGGGTAGAGATTGAAGTAAATGATGAGAATTGTAAAGGACCACTCCATGTACTAGGTTATTTTCCTTCTCTTAAGAAAATAAAAGAATTTTCTAATTGGTATACAGGAAAAGTGAAAAATAATCAATTGAGCACCCAACGAATACGTGAAGATGCACGGACTTTGCAGAAAAAAATTAAAGAGTTGGATGGGATTTTTATTCCAGCTCATGTGTTTACGCCATTTAAAAGCCTTTATGGGAAAGGTGTAGAATCATCTTTAGCAGAAGTCTTAGATCCCAATTTAATTGATGCTATTGAGCTTGGTCTTAGTTCCAATACGGAAATGGCAGATCATATTGAAGAATTACATAATTATACATTTGTCAGTAATTCTGATGCACATTCACTGGCAAAAATCGCACGCGAGTACCAAGTAATGAAATTGGAGGAACCGACCTTTCTTGCATTGAAAAAAGCACTACACCATGAAGATGGTAATGAAATTGTCGCGAATTATGGATTAAATCCTTATTTAGGAAAATACCATGAAACTACTTGTGCGAAATGTTATGCGAAAAAGATTGGTGATAAATGTGAACAGTGTGGATCTACCCAGTTTACTAAAGGGGTGGCGGATCGTATTAAAGAATTAACTACGGCAATTTCGGTACCAGACCGGCCACCATATATTCACCAAGTTCCACTAGATTTCTTGCCGGGTTTAGGACCAAAAACGATGGCAAAATTACTAGATCATTTCGGAACAGAAATGAATATCCTTCATAATGTCCCGAAAAAGGAAATCGAAAAACTAGTGAAAATGGACCTAGCTGAATTAATTATCAAAGCAAGAAATGGTGACTTACAGTTATCTGCTGGTGGCGGCGGGCAGTACGGGAAAGTGTCTAAGAAATAATAAATATTTAGACACAATTTTAGTCCGCCTTGTGAAATAACGGAGGGTATTATGGAAGATAAGTATTATTTACAATTAATTAAGGAAATCGCAGTACGTTTTGATGAAGAAAAAATTCCATATCATTTTATCGATTCCACGTCATTATGGTTGCAAGATGTGGAAGTGGATCATTTGCAAACGGTATTCGTTCAAGTTCAGTGGGATCTTTTTGACACTTCCTATCAGATTTTCCATCATTTCGAGCAAATAGGCAAGGGAAGAAATGAGACATCCGCTTTTTATAAAGTAAAGTCGGAAGATTACTCGATCCATGTACATTGTGTTTTTAATACGACGATTAAAACAGATCCTTATCGAATCGAAATAATGAAGGAAAATCAATTGTTTTACTGTATATCTTTGTATAAATATCTCTATTTTGACTCAAAAAAGATCAATACGTTGGAAATAGAAGCATATTTAGCGAGAGAACAAGATAAGGTAACCAAGCAAAATGAAGTAGCATGGAATCAAAATAATTATACAGCACTTCTAAAACGTTATGGTGCACCCGAAGAAGTAGTCAAAAAAATAATTGAAAATCCGAAATGGAGACTTCATCCTTTTTATAAATATCTTGAACCTTTAGCTAATAAAAAGGTGCTTCATTTATTAGGATCAAACGGGATAAAGGGCGTGGCTATGTCATTACTTGGGGCGGATGTTACGGTAGTTGATTTTTCAAAAGAAAATAAAATGTTCGCAATGGAACTAAGTGATGCGGCAGAAACAAAGCTTTCATATGTAGTTTCAGATGTATTGTCATTACCGATTGAGGAATTTCATAATCAATTCGATATTGTTTTAATGGAGCTAGGGGTGCTTCATTACTTTATTGATTTGAATAAGTTAATGCAAAAAATTCATCAACTATTACGGAAAAAAGGTCATTTTATTTTACATGAGTTCCATCCAATTTCAACAAAACTAATTACTTCAACGGGGAAGAAACATAAAGTTACTGGCAATTATTTTGATCCAACTATTGAAAATAACCATGTTGCCTTTACAAAACATATGCCAGATGAAGAAAAAGCAAATTTACAACATGTTCTCCAACGAAAATGGACGTTAAGTGAAATAATAACCTCTACAGCACAAGCACAACTTATGATTGAAACATTAGAGGAAGAACCCAATCATAAAATTTCAGACATTGGATTGCCAAAAACATATACATTAGTTGCAAAAAAGCTGTAGCCGTTTTTAGCTACAGCTTTTATTTACAGATAAGAAAGTAAATTTTGTAGGATTAATGTTTCTAATAAATATCTGCTTTGTCTAGCAAGGCGCTTGCGCTTTTCTTATTGTCTAGCTCCAGCGCCTATCGACTAGAAAACTTCCGAACTTTTCCTTACGATAAGTCAACATCGATTCGCCTTGCAGGCTTATCGTGTTTCCTTTATCTCAGTCAAAGTCCTTCCAGTTTTTACGTCGATGAGCAAGGCGCTTGCGCTTTTCTATTT encodes:
- a CDS encoding TVP38/TMEM64 family protein is translated as MKQIITLVITISIIIFAYTQKEGMLHLIESGESMAIIISLLFVALLVFFPVMPFALVAGIIGSVFGVWLGAIISLCGSVFGSMIMFFMARYGFQQWVQKVLDKYPKAREYESIFQKNAFLGILLLRLAPIIPAPLLNVLCGVSVIRWPIFFIATLIGKFPAIIIFTFAGSLFANNKLLSIAIYGAYFVIITVIATIHIQKRKIQV
- a CDS encoding DUF5658 family protein, which translates into the protein MAALNIIDAVISFIGLKLDLIQEANPLMGYIYNQHPFLFLLVKLSFSFLLYSFLYANKIPTKNIVKYTTYTAVVVYSFVFSLHIYWIVKI
- a CDS encoding helix-turn-helix domain-containing protein, with product MIGQRIKNFRLQKQLSLSELAEKAGVAKSYLSSIERNIQSNPSVQFLEKIAAVLGISVNSLLHEEIEATDAIELDSDWELLVREAMNSGVSKDEFREFLEFNKWKLNNHK
- a CDS encoding anti-repressor SinI family protein, which codes for MENQKVDGLSLDQEWVNLILDAIDMGMSISDIKEYFSKNKLEVKF
- a CDS encoding aldo/keto reductase; translation: MNKNQLGTSELFVSELGLGCMSLGTNERTAKEIVKAAIDEGINYFDTADLYDFGLNEEIVGKSLKSVRDQVIIATKVGNCWTDDKTSWNWDPSKAYIKEAVKNSLHRLQTDYIDLYQLHGGTIEDPIDETIEAFEELKKEGLIRYYGISSIRPNVIREYVQKSSIVSVMVQYSLLDRRPEEDILPLLKEHAVSAVTRGPVAKGILSERSFEKISDKGYLDYSYHELVEIMKEIKNKLLMGNRNMTELALQYNLSNSSVASVITGASNIEQIRENAKAVQKNPLTKEERELLVKLTKQQKYTAHR
- the mciZ gene encoding Z-ring formation inhibitor MciZ; translated protein: MKIYIQPKGVILSGKAWEIRESLKFYAKKHKYVSDWIKKTGQ
- a CDS encoding NUDIX hydrolase; the encoded protein is MHKFTEKTLKTEKIFEGKVVHLQVDEVELPNGKTSKREIIKHPGAVAVLAVTNQNKIILVEQFRKPMDKAIIEIPAGKLEPGEEPIITAARELEEETGYECEALEHIISFYTAPGFADEILHLYFAKGLKKKEHPKSADEDEFVELMEVTLEEAVKLVEQQKICDAKTAYAIQYLQLKEAKKN
- a CDS encoding endonuclease Q family protein produces the protein MNKYFVDLHIHIGRTKTGKPVKITASKTLTLTNILRAAKLPKGLDLIGVIDCHSPEVIAEIEDLLQNGELVEMEDGGFRFQDSVTLIPGVEIEVNDENCKGPLHVLGYFPSLKKIKEFSNWYTGKVKNNQLSTQRIREDARTLQKKIKELDGIFIPAHVFTPFKSLYGKGVESSLAEVLDPNLIDAIELGLSSNTEMADHIEELHNYTFVSNSDAHSLAKIAREYQVMKLEEPTFLALKKALHHEDGNEIVANYGLNPYLGKYHETTCAKCYAKKIGDKCEQCGSTQFTKGVADRIKELTTAISVPDRPPYIHQVPLDFLPGLGPKTMAKLLDHFGTEMNILHNVPKKEIEKLVKMDLAELIIKARNGDLQLSAGGGGQYGKVSKK
- a CDS encoding class I SAM-dependent methyltransferase; protein product: MEDKYYLQLIKEIAVRFDEEKIPYHFIDSTSLWLQDVEVDHLQTVFVQVQWDLFDTSYQIFHHFEQIGKGRNETSAFYKVKSEDYSIHVHCVFNTTIKTDPYRIEIMKENQLFYCISLYKYLYFDSKKINTLEIEAYLAREQDKVTKQNEVAWNQNNYTALLKRYGAPEEVVKKIIENPKWRLHPFYKYLEPLANKKVLHLLGSNGIKGVAMSLLGADVTVVDFSKENKMFAMELSDAAETKLSYVVSDVLSLPIEEFHNQFDIVLMELGVLHYFIDLNKLMQKIHQLLRKKGHFILHEFHPISTKLITSTGKKHKVTGNYFDPTIENNHVAFTKHMPDEEKANLQHVLQRKWTLSEIITSTAQAQLMIETLEEEPNHKISDIGLPKTYTLVAKKL